The genomic segment CCAGCTGCGCCATGACTCCCATCGCGACCATCTCTCCATGAAGGTAATTGTCATGCACAACCTTGACTTCGGGATAACCGCCCGCAATTGCATGGGCTAGCGCGAGTCCACCGCTCTCGAAGCCTAAGCCGCTGAGCAAAGTATTGGCTTCTACGACTTTATCAAGCGCCAAACTATTCTGCTTGGCACGCACTGATTCTGCTGCAGCTTCTCCAAATTCAAATAGGGTGCGCGCGCAAATTTCACCGATCGCGACCGAGGCCAGCGTGGGTAGGGCACCCAGTGTATTTCGCGCCATTGGGTTGTGCAGGCAGGTGTCAGCTTCGTACCAAGTCGCCATCGCATCGCCCATGCCGGCCACCAGATAACGTTCCCCTGCATTTGCGATAACATCAGTGTCTACAACAATCATTTCTGGGTTCTGTGGGAAGAATTCAACGTGGTCTGTTGTTCCTTGCGGCGTGTAAACGACCGATAACGCGGAACAGGGCGCATCGGTGGCTGCCAAAGTAGGCACCACAACGACAGGGACTTCTAGACGGTGCGCAATGCACTTGCCGGTGTCAGCTACTTTTCCGCCGCCGATCGCAATCAGACAGTCGATACCTTCTTCGCGCAGGGTCTCGCTGTGGGAGTCGATTTCACTCAGAGAGCATTCACCTCCGAACTGCGTTGTCACGCTATTTATGCCATTGGCTTTCAAACTCGCTTCCACTTCCAAGCCTTGAGCTTGCAATCCGCGACGCGAAGCAAAAATCGCCGGACGACTTA from the Flavobacteriales bacterium TMED191 genome contains:
- a CDS encoding iron-containing alcohol dehydrogenase, with translation MNQPLFSPQGVYAQGEGTPPRVISAPQRYIQGAGVLKSIGHYVKSLLRVSRPAIFASRRGLQAQGLEVEASLKANGINSVTTQFGGECSLSEIDSHSETLREEGIDCLIAIGGGKVADTGKCIAHRLEVPVVVVPTLAATDAPCSALSVVYTPQGTTDHVEFFPQNPEMIVVDTDVIANAGERYLVAGMGDAMATWYEADTCLHNPMARNTLGALPTLASVAIGEICARTLFEFGEAAAESVRAKQNSLALDKVVEANTLLSGLGFESGGLALAHAIAGGYPEVKVVHDNYLHGEMVAMGVMAQLAMQNSPDRERVARFFARVGLPIHLNQLSIPATNRDGIDKVIKLALSRPIAKNMPIPVTYASVKRAILDGNELGLAVTNEIGDDAYRRLHD